In one Chitinophaga sancti genomic region, the following are encoded:
- a CDS encoding transposase, translating into MEKEFDFGCFNSSLIKDNCGKHLIAAYDPTYLPKSGKHTPGLGKFWSGKDQKAVKGLEIGCLAIIDVDARTAFPLKVVQTPDKTTLDEKGMSRVDHYVDVIKSEVLALKSMVDYLAVDSYFMKQEFILPILKEGLHIVTKMRSDANLIYVYNGPRSTGPGRPRIHGDKVSCGSIDKRKIREFAVDNDAVYYSSVVWSAILKCKVRIVYIEEKVTGKYEILLCTDIELKPELILNYYQLRFQIEFLIRDAKQHGGLEECQAGSEKKLHFHFNMAFATVGLAKVLFWMKLPDQQRGAFSMRNIKMAWYNRFLTDRIFSNLPLDLNCNKIKKLYQKCLDIGNLAA; encoded by the coding sequence ATGGAAAAGGAATTTGATTTCGGATGCTTTAATAGTTCTTTGATTAAGGATAACTGTGGTAAGCATCTCATTGCTGCTTATGACCCAACCTATTTGCCGAAGTCTGGAAAGCATACTCCTGGTCTGGGTAAATTTTGGAGTGGTAAAGATCAAAAAGCTGTTAAAGGTCTTGAGATAGGATGTCTGGCAATAATAGATGTCGATGCCAGAACTGCTTTTCCATTAAAAGTAGTTCAAACCCCTGATAAGACTACACTTGATGAGAAGGGAATGAGTAGGGTTGATCACTATGTGGATGTTATAAAATCAGAAGTGCTGGCCTTAAAAAGTATGGTCGATTACTTAGCAGTCGATTCATATTTCATGAAACAAGAGTTTATTTTGCCAATATTGAAGGAAGGATTGCATATTGTAACAAAAATGAGATCCGATGCCAATCTGATTTATGTATACAATGGGCCAAGGTCTACAGGACCAGGACGTCCCAGGATACATGGAGATAAAGTTAGTTGTGGCAGTATTGATAAGCGAAAAATCAGGGAATTTGCTGTAGATAATGACGCTGTTTATTATAGTAGTGTAGTTTGGTCTGCTATTCTTAAATGCAAGGTTAGAATTGTATACATAGAAGAAAAGGTCACTGGTAAATATGAAATACTTCTTTGTACGGATATCGAACTAAAACCAGAGTTGATACTCAACTATTATCAACTGCGCTTCCAGATTGAATTTCTTATCCGTGATGCAAAGCAACATGGGGGCTTAGAGGAATGCCAGGCAGGAAGTGAGAAAAAGTTACACTTCCATTTCAATATGGCATTTGCTACTGTGGGTCTGGCCAAAGTGTTATTTTGGATGAAACTACCAGATCAACAGAGAGGTGCCTTTTCTATGAGAAATATTAAAATGGCATGGTACAACAGATTTTTAACTGACCGAATTTTCTCAAACTTGCCACTGGACTTGAATTGTAATAAAATAAAAAAGCTATATCAAAAGTGCCTGGATATAGGAAATTTGGCCGCTTAA
- a CDS encoding NADP-dependent oxidoreductase has protein sequence MKAFLVKKYGKKEKLHLTNVAEPTIKENEVLVQIHSAGVNLLDSIMQWGDFKLFLPYKTPFVNGHDMAGVITKVGASVTKYKVGDEVYSRVGDYRIGTFAEQIAVQENDLALKPKNISMDEAGSIPLVALTAWQALVEIARIKKGQKVFIQAGSGGVGTIAIQLAKHLGAYVATTTSTKNIDLVKSLGADLVIDYKTQEFVTILKDYDLVIHSNRDKKVFEQALSVLKKGGSLITLVGPPTPEFAVEIGLRWHLKLITKLISSSAKKKAAKLGVKFVFLYMRADGNQLGEITKLIEDGVIKPVIDKVFPFEQTNEALSYVESGRAKGKVVIKIK, from the coding sequence ATGAAAGCATTCCTAGTAAAAAAATACGGCAAAAAAGAAAAATTACATTTAACAAATGTAGCCGAACCAACAATAAAAGAAAACGAAGTCTTAGTGCAAATCCATAGTGCAGGTGTAAACCTCTTGGATTCCATAATGCAATGGGGAGATTTCAAACTTTTTCTACCATATAAAACACCTTTTGTAAATGGGCATGATATGGCTGGTGTCATTACAAAAGTAGGTGCAAGCGTTACCAAATATAAAGTAGGCGATGAAGTGTATTCAAGAGTAGGTGATTATAGAATTGGAACATTTGCAGAACAAATTGCTGTTCAAGAAAATGATTTGGCATTAAAACCAAAAAATATTTCTATGGATGAAGCAGGTTCAATCCCTTTAGTTGCTTTAACTGCGTGGCAGGCATTGGTAGAAATTGCAAGAATTAAAAAGGGACAAAAAGTTTTTATTCAGGCTGGCTCAGGTGGTGTAGGTACAATTGCCATACAATTAGCCAAACACTTAGGTGCTTATGTAGCTACTACTACAAGTACAAAAAATATTGATTTAGTTAAAAGCTTAGGTGCTGATTTGGTGATTGACTACAAAACACAAGAATTTGTTACCATACTAAAAGACTACGACCTGGTAATACATAGTAATCGTGACAAGAAAGTATTTGAACAGGCATTAAGTGTGCTAAAAAAAGGTGGTAGTCTTATTACTTTAGTTGGTCCTCCAACACCTGAGTTTGCAGTCGAAATTGGATTACGGTGGCATCTAAAATTAATTACAAAATTAATAAGCTCAAGTGCAAAGAAAAAAGCTGCAAAGCTTGGAGTAAAGTTTGTATTTCTCTATATGAGAGCAGATGGCAATCAATTAGGTGAAATAACTAAGCTGATAGAAGACGGTGTTATTAAACCTGTAATTGATAAAGTTTTTCCTTTTGAACAAACTAATGAAGCATTATCGTATGTGGAGTCGGGAAGAGCCAAAGGGAAAGTGGTAATTAAAATAAAATAA
- a CDS encoding alpha/beta fold hydrolase, which yields MKNIFLLTILMIAKMTNTNAQNSNASNTDYSYATVPTKFVQANGIKFAYRSYGKTGDIPVIYFNHLAANLDNCDPRIMDAIAANRQIISFDYRGVGATTGKQGASIADMAKDGIAFIHALGYKQVDIVAFSMGGFITQEILLVEPQLVRKAILAGTGPRGGAGIPDVVGTTYSDIFKSLLTFRDAKFYLFFIQNKVGKDAARNFLKRLKERKENRDKKVNLYVLKKQLHAIKKWGNENPMDLSAFDLPVFIANGDADRMVPSPLSNDMAKRFPNAQIKIYPNSGHGGIFQYHKEFIPQAIEFLNK from the coding sequence ATGAAAAATATATTTCTTCTAACAATTTTAATGATAGCAAAAATGACAAATACAAATGCTCAAAATAGTAACGCATCAAATACGGACTATTCTTATGCAACAGTTCCGACAAAGTTTGTACAAGCAAACGGAATTAAGTTTGCTTATCGTTCTTATGGTAAAACAGGAGATATTCCTGTAATTTATTTCAATCACTTAGCGGCAAACCTTGATAATTGCGACCCAAGAATTATGGATGCCATTGCAGCAAACCGTCAAATTATTTCTTTTGACTACCGTGGGGTTGGAGCTACTACAGGCAAGCAAGGAGCAAGTATTGCTGATATGGCTAAAGATGGAATCGCTTTTATACATGCTTTGGGTTACAAGCAAGTAGATATTGTTGCATTCTCAATGGGTGGATTTATTACTCAAGAAATACTTTTAGTAGAGCCGCAATTGGTTCGTAAGGCGATACTTGCAGGCACAGGTCCAAGAGGTGGTGCAGGCATACCCGATGTTGTAGGCACAACTTACAGCGATATTTTCAAATCATTACTTACATTCAGAGACGCCAAATTTTATTTATTTTTTATACAAAATAAAGTAGGTAAAGATGCTGCCCGGAATTTTCTAAAACGATTAAAAGAGAGAAAAGAAAACCGTGATAAAAAAGTAAATTTGTATGTTTTGAAGAAACAATTGCATGCCATAAAAAAATGGGGCAATGAAAACCCTATGGATTTAAGTGCATTCGATCTTCCCGTATTTATTGCCAATGGTGATGCTGACAGAATGGTGCCTTCGCCATTATCAAATGACATGGCAAAGCGTTTTCCAAATGCTCAAATAAAAATTTATCCTAACTCCGGACATGGTGGCATTTTTCAATATCACAAAGAGTTTATACCACAGGCAATTGAATTTTTAAATAAGTAA
- a CDS encoding SDR family oxidoreductase produces MKKNILVTGASSGFGLLIANKLHENGYNVIGTSRNPDRYVGKLPLKMVALDLDSEESINTFSERLFKEISQLDILINNAGFLVSGIAEETPIELGRQQFETNFWGTIKVTNAILPHFRKQKFGKIITVGSIVGLVAFPNASYYSASKHALEGYFKTLRYELNEFNVSVAMIEPSAFKTSILDNSSSPIHKIKDYNTLRGKIEKFTTDTLVKNAEDPIIVAEKVLKVVQTDKPKFRNIVGKGTSVLINLQHFANGTLEKNVLKQLNKN; encoded by the coding sequence ATGAAAAAAAATATTTTAGTAACAGGTGCATCATCAGGCTTTGGTTTGTTAATCGCAAACAAGCTACACGAAAATGGTTACAACGTAATTGGTACAAGCCGAAACCCTGATAGGTATGTTGGAAAGTTGCCCCTTAAAATGGTTGCTCTAGACCTGGATTCAGAGGAGTCAATTAATACCTTTTCAGAAAGACTATTCAAAGAAATTTCTCAATTAGATATTTTAATTAATAATGCTGGCTTTTTAGTATCAGGTATTGCAGAAGAAACTCCTATTGAATTAGGTAGGCAACAATTTGAAACCAACTTTTGGGGTACTATTAAAGTTACCAATGCTATTCTTCCGCATTTTAGAAAACAGAAATTTGGTAAAATAATAACTGTAGGTTCAATCGTAGGGTTGGTAGCATTTCCCAATGCGTCTTATTATTCTGCATCTAAACATGCTCTTGAAGGCTATTTTAAAACACTACGTTATGAGCTTAATGAGTTTAATGTTAGTGTAGCTATGATTGAGCCATCTGCTTTTAAAACAAGTATTTTGGATAATTCATCTTCACCTATTCATAAAATTAAAGATTATAATACATTAAGAGGCAAAATTGAAAAGTTTACCACTGATACTTTAGTAAAAAACGCCGAAGACCCAATAATAGTTGCAGAAAAGGTACTTAAAGTAGTGCAAACTGATAAGCCCAAATTCAGAAATATCGTCGGTAAAGGCACTTCTGTGCTAATTAATTTACAGCATTTTGCAAATGGGACTTTAGAAAAAAATGTTCTTAAGCAATTAAATAAAAACTAA
- a CDS encoding winged helix-turn-helix transcriptional regulator, which translates to MSKNNKRSDCPVSCSLDVWGDKWSLLIIRDLMNAKQCTYGDFLKSPEGIATNILASRLLALEENGVIEKLSHPDSKAKVLYKLTHKGIDLLPLLIEIGIWSEKYYDIDKGKKAEIKEVKKNKEEYIKAKIKELRS; encoded by the coding sequence ATGTCTAAGAATAATAAGAGGTCGGATTGTCCTGTAAGTTGCTCCCTGGATGTATGGGGAGACAAGTGGTCACTGTTGATTATAAGGGATTTAATGAATGCCAAACAATGTACGTATGGCGACTTTTTAAAGTCACCAGAAGGCATTGCGACCAATATTTTAGCTTCCCGTTTGTTGGCATTGGAAGAAAATGGAGTGATTGAAAAACTTAGTCACCCCGACAGCAAAGCAAAGGTTTTGTATAAACTCACACATAAAGGAATTGACTTGCTGCCCTTACTGATTGAAATTGGGATATGGTCTGAAAAGTATTACGATATTGACAAGGGCAAAAAAGCCGAAATCAAAGAGGTAAAGAAGAATAAGGAGGAATACATTAAAGCAAAAATAAAAGAATTAAGAAGTTGA
- a CDS encoding NHL repeat-containing protein: MKVNTSRRQFIRNTSLSLGGLWLANGLMARDKGPVYGHNHVQYTLDTAWSKCNPQQYPVNDCHEMVQDKKGRIFLLTNETKNNVLIYDTKGQLLDSWGHAFPGAHGLTIHDENGTEFLYITDTVKHQVYKTTLSGEILLTIDAPGDLYAQAEKFVPTETTIGPNGDIFIADGYGEQYILHYDSKGHLLNYFGGRGIGDEHLDNAHGILLDPRSKDGSLLVTDRTRNCFKRFTTEGKLLDIIHLPGACVCRPVVQGDLLYAAVLRSPDMNKEGSGFVTILDKDNKVVSNIGGNEPVYKDGVLQAMYQTERIFFHPHDVCVDRDHNLYVAQWASGKVYPYKLKRV; this comes from the coding sequence ATGAAAGTTAATACTTCACGCAGGCAATTTATACGGAATACATCTTTATCGCTTGGCGGCCTTTGGCTGGCGAATGGTTTGATGGCAAGGGATAAGGGGCCAGTGTATGGACATAATCATGTTCAGTATACGCTGGATACTGCCTGGAGCAAGTGTAATCCACAGCAATATCCGGTGAATGATTGTCATGAAATGGTGCAGGACAAGAAAGGGCGGATCTTTTTGCTGACGAATGAGACGAAGAACAATGTGCTTATTTATGATACGAAGGGGCAGTTACTGGATTCCTGGGGGCATGCATTCCCAGGGGCACATGGCTTGACGATTCATGATGAAAATGGTACTGAATTTCTGTATATCACGGATACGGTAAAGCACCAGGTATATAAGACGACATTGAGTGGAGAAATACTGCTTACAATTGATGCCCCGGGGGATTTATATGCACAGGCGGAGAAGTTTGTGCCTACGGAAACGACGATAGGTCCGAATGGGGATATTTTTATAGCGGATGGGTATGGAGAGCAGTATATATTGCATTATGATAGTAAGGGGCATTTGCTGAATTATTTTGGAGGGAGAGGTATTGGAGACGAACATTTGGACAATGCGCACGGTATATTACTGGATCCGCGGAGTAAGGATGGGTCTTTGTTGGTAACGGATCGGACGAGGAACTGTTTTAAGCGGTTTACTACGGAGGGTAAATTGTTGGATATTATTCATTTACCGGGAGCTTGTGTGTGCAGGCCGGTGGTGCAGGGTGATTTGTTGTATGCGGCGGTGTTGAGGTCTCCGGATATGAATAAGGAAGGGAGTGGGTTTGTGACGATCTTGGATAAGGATAATAAGGTGGTGAGTAATATTGGCGGGAATGAGCCAGTGTATAAGGATGGGGTGTTACAGGCGATGTATCAGACGGAGAGGATATTTTTTCATCCGCATGATGTATGCGTGGATAGGGATCATAATTTGTATGTGGCACAGTGGGCATCGGGGAAGGTGTATCCTTATAAATTGAAGAGGGTTTAG
- a CDS encoding sterol desaturase family protein — protein sequence MGLLHTLYDEVIGFMGLNALLEMYRTGNYQALLTLNGILGAVSPVLPFLLLIEITRAIVYKRFKIEDYRMPFIIFVINRVIGRFLSIAAIAFCIGVFEKYAIFKTTFTWYWLIYGYIVWEFGHFLYHYWGHRVRLFWCLHATHHMPQTMNLSVSYAHFFLEGAYADIIRTTVCILLGVNPPLLFFIMFIDGFWGGFIHVGENVLKNGRLGFLNKWILTPSHHRVHHAKNPLYMDTNFCNLLNIWDRVFGTFQYEEAKEPIQYGVTRNVNNRNFFDVYFGEFYYLALDVWKAPGILNKIRYIFMPPGWSHTGDHKTAVVVKRAYFESLKQETALESLNK from the coding sequence TACCAGGCCCTGCTGACACTAAACGGTATATTAGGCGCTGTCTCACCGGTACTTCCCTTTTTATTATTGATCGAAATTACGCGCGCTATCGTTTACAAAAGGTTTAAGATAGAAGACTATCGGATGCCTTTTATCATCTTTGTTATCAATCGCGTCATCGGCCGTTTCCTTTCTATTGCGGCTATTGCATTTTGTATTGGTGTATTTGAAAAGTATGCCATCTTTAAAACGACTTTCACCTGGTATTGGCTCATCTATGGCTACATCGTTTGGGAGTTCGGGCATTTCCTGTATCATTACTGGGGGCATAGAGTACGCTTATTCTGGTGTTTGCATGCAACACATCATATGCCGCAAACGATGAATCTTTCTGTCAGCTATGCGCATTTTTTTCTGGAAGGTGCATATGCAGATATTATCCGTACTACGGTATGTATCCTGTTGGGGGTGAATCCTCCATTGCTGTTTTTTATCATGTTCATTGATGGTTTCTGGGGTGGCTTTATTCATGTCGGAGAAAATGTCCTTAAAAATGGCCGCCTGGGATTCCTGAACAAATGGATACTGACACCGTCTCATCATCGGGTGCATCATGCAAAGAATCCATTGTATATGGATACTAATTTTTGTAACCTGCTGAATATATGGGATAGGGTGTTTGGCACCTTTCAGTATGAGGAAGCTAAGGAACCCATTCAATATGGGGTGACGCGGAATGTGAACAACCGTAATTTCTTTGATGTTTATTTTGGTGAATTCTATTACCTGGCACTGGATGTATGGAAGGCACCGGGTATCCTGAATAAGATCCGGTATATATTTATGCCTCCGGGATGGAGTCATACAGGGGATCATAAGACGGCAGTCGTAGTAAAACGCGCATATTTTGAATCTTTAAAACAGGAGACGGCACTTGAATCGTTAAATAAGTAA